A genomic segment from Clostridium pasteurianum BC1 encodes:
- a CDS encoding phosphoribosylaminoimidazolecarboxamide formyltransferase, whose product MKDSEIILKYGCNPHQKPARIYTDNKSLPFEILNGNPGYINLMDAFNSWQLVKELKEATGLPAAASFKHVSPAGAAVGVPLSDALKKAYFVEDIELSSVACAYARARGADRVSSYGDWAAISDIVDLPTATILSKSVSDGIIAPGYTEEALEILKKKKKGKYCIIKMDSDYEPRIIERRQIYGMTFEQKRNNINIKEEMLDNIVTDNKNMTDEAKRDLLISMITLKYTQSNSVCFALDGQTIGVGAGQQSRIHCTRLAASKADLWYLRQHPALLNLPFKEGVSRAERDNVIDQFLRDDVTSMETKGWKDVLKEIPERLTKEEKTAWLSNLKDVALGSDAFFPFSDNIDRASKSGVKYIAQPGGSIRDDVVIDACNEYDMVMACSNVRLFHH is encoded by the coding sequence GTGAAAGATTCAGAAATTATACTTAAATATGGATGCAATCCACATCAAAAGCCAGCAAGAATTTATACAGATAATAAGTCTTTACCCTTTGAAATTTTAAATGGCAATCCAGGTTATATAAACCTAATGGATGCTTTTAACTCATGGCAATTAGTGAAAGAGTTAAAAGAAGCAACAGGATTACCAGCAGCAGCTTCTTTTAAGCATGTAAGTCCAGCAGGTGCAGCAGTTGGAGTGCCACTTAGTGATGCATTAAAAAAGGCATATTTTGTTGAGGATATAGAATTATCTTCTGTAGCTTGTGCTTATGCAAGAGCTAGAGGTGCAGACAGAGTTTCTTCTTATGGTGACTGGGCTGCCATAAGTGACATTGTTGACTTACCTACTGCAACAATTTTGAGTAAATCTGTTTCAGATGGTATAATTGCTCCAGGATATACAGAGGAAGCTTTGGAGATTTTAAAGAAAAAGAAAAAAGGAAAATACTGCATAATTAAAATGGACTCTGACTATGAGCCAAGGATTATAGAAAGAAGACAAATATATGGTATGACTTTTGAGCAGAAGAGGAATAACATTAATATAAAAGAGGAAATGCTTGATAATATAGTAACTGATAATAAAAATATGACAGATGAGGCAAAAAGAGATTTACTTATTTCTATGATAACATTAAAATATACTCAGTCTAATTCCGTTTGTTTTGCTTTAGACGGTCAGACCATCGGTGTAGGAGCCGGACAGCAGTCAAGAATACATTGTACAAGACTTGCTGCATCAAAAGCAGATCTTTGGTATTTAAGGCAGCATCCCGCTTTACTAAATTTGCCTTTTAAAGAAGGTGTTTCAAGGGCAGAAAGAGATAATGTAATTGATCAATTTCTAAGAGATGACGTTACTTCTATGGAGACTAAAGGATGGAAGGATGTACTTAAAGAGATTCCAGAGAGATTAACCAAAGAAGAAAAAACAGCATGGCTTTCTAACTTAAAAGATGTTGCTTTGGGATCAGATGCATTTTTCCCTTTTAGTGATAATATAGATAGGGCCTCAAAAAGTGGAGTTAAATACATTGCCCAACCTGGTGGCTCCATAAGGGATGATGTAGTAATAGATGCATGTAATGAGTATGATATGGTAATGGCTTGTTCAAATGTTAGATTGTTTCATCACTAA
- a CDS encoding DsrE family protein: MSENKVIFHIDELDKWNLLLKDVSILLDALSNDKFYIEVLATSEAVKFYDINEILNTDLNFMRNLNDKGIKFVACNNSLTTYNIKSDDIINFVDKVPIGTLELINRQSEEYIYLKAW; the protein is encoded by the coding sequence ATGTCAGAAAATAAGGTCATATTTCATATTGATGAACTTGACAAATGGAATTTGTTATTAAAAGATGTTAGTATTTTATTAGATGCTTTAAGTAATGACAAATTTTATATTGAAGTTTTAGCTACTTCAGAAGCAGTAAAGTTTTATGATATTAATGAAATTTTAAACACAGATCTTAACTTTATGAGAAATTTGAATGATAAAGGGATAAAATTTGTTGCATGTAATAATTCATTAACAACTTATAATATAAAAAGCGATGACATAATTAATTTTGTAGATAAAGTTCCAATTGGAACTTTAGAACTTATAAATAGACAAAGTGAAGAATATATTTATCTAAAAGCGTGGTAG
- a CDS encoding FadR/GntR family transcriptional regulator, translated as MVRKEKSLSENVAEDIFAMITVDKKFAIGDKLPNENQLSAELKISRTTLREAIRILVVHDILEIKRGKGTYVKNNQEINEEFGLKKLSTLKLDVKDLYEIRLIFEPEIAYYAAKRATDKEMERILYYGKLEEEKILNREDRTEIEQIFHKSIAKATHNEFMNRLMPILYQAIDKGVILSNANEEMLKNTLNDHRMVMEFLSERDAEGAKTAMKLHIIHAMRGFGITEG; from the coding sequence ATGGTGAGGAAAGAAAAGAGTCTATCAGAAAATGTGGCAGAGGATATTTTTGCTATGATTACTGTAGATAAAAAATTTGCAATTGGAGACAAGCTACCTAATGAAAATCAGCTTTCTGCAGAATTAAAAATCAGTCGTACTACCTTAAGAGAGGCTATTCGTATTTTAGTGGTTCATGATATATTGGAAATTAAGAGAGGAAAGGGAACTTATGTTAAAAACAATCAGGAAATAAATGAGGAGTTTGGATTAAAGAAGCTCTCAACTCTTAAATTGGATGTAAAAGATTTGTATGAAATACGTTTAATTTTTGAACCTGAAATTGCTTACTATGCTGCAAAACGTGCTACTGATAAAGAAATGGAACGTATTTTATATTATGGTAAACTGGAAGAAGAAAAAATTTTAAATAGAGAGGATAGAACTGAGATTGAACAGATATTTCATAAATCCATAGCAAAGGCCACTCATAATGAGTTTATGAATAGACTTATGCCTATTCTTTATCAAGCCATTGATAAAGGAGTTATCTTATCAAACGCCAATGAAGAGATGCTTAAAAATACTCTCAATGATCATAGAATGGTTATGGAATTTTTATCAGAAAGAGATGCAGAGGGAGCAAAGACAGCTATGAAATTACACATTATTCACGCTATGAGAGGCTTTGGGATTACAGAAGGATAG
- the ilvD gene encoding dihydroxy-acid dehydratase yields the protein MNSDTVTRTAPHRALFHALGLTNEEISKPLIGIVSSKNDIVPGHMNLDKIVDAVKLGVAMAGGTPLVFPAIAVCDGLAMGHQGMKYSLATRELIADSTEAMTLAHSLDALVMVPNCDKNVPGLLMAAARLNIPTIFVSGGPMLAGKIDGNKISFSSVSEAVGAFNAGKITKEKLDEFENKACPTCGSCSGMYTANSMNCLTEVLGMGLKGNGTIPAVYSERIQLAKRAGMQIMNLLKENIKPRDIMTKDAFINALTMDMALGCSTNSMLHLPAIAHECGIELNVDAANAISEKTPNLCHLAPAGHNYVEELNEAGGIYAVMNEINKLGLLKTDLITCTGKTVAENIEGCVNKNTKVIRSVEDPYSKTGGIAVLKGNLAPNSCVVKRSAVSPEMLKHEGPARVFDCEEDAMEAINSGKINPGDVVVIRYEGPKGGPGMREMLNPTSAIMGRGLGESVALITDGRFSGATRGAAIGHVSPEAAVGGNIALVEEGDIIQIDIMANKINFVISDDELEKRRANWKPRKPRITTGYLARYAALVTSGNRGAVLEIDK from the coding sequence ATGAATAGTGATACAGTAACTAGAACCGCACCCCATCGTGCATTGTTTCATGCATTGGGATTAACAAATGAAGAAATAAGTAAGCCTTTAATAGGTATTGTTAGCTCTAAAAATGATATTGTTCCAGGACACATGAATCTGGATAAAATTGTAGATGCAGTAAAGCTTGGAGTGGCTATGGCAGGAGGGACTCCACTGGTATTTCCCGCTATTGCAGTATGTGATGGTTTAGCAATGGGACATCAGGGGATGAAATATTCTCTTGCTACAAGAGAATTAATTGCTGATTCTACGGAGGCCATGACATTAGCTCACTCTCTTGATGCTTTGGTTATGGTTCCTAACTGTGATAAAAATGTCCCTGGATTATTAATGGCGGCAGCTAGATTAAATATTCCAACTATATTTGTAAGTGGTGGACCAATGCTTGCAGGAAAAATCGATGGCAATAAAATAAGTTTCTCCAGTGTATCTGAAGCTGTTGGTGCATTTAATGCTGGAAAAATTACAAAAGAAAAATTAGATGAATTTGAAAATAAAGCATGTCCAACTTGTGGTTCCTGTTCTGGTATGTATACGGCTAACAGCATGAACTGCCTTACTGAAGTACTTGGAATGGGCTTAAAGGGGAATGGAACTATTCCAGCAGTATATTCAGAACGTATTCAACTGGCAAAACGTGCAGGTATGCAAATTATGAATTTGTTGAAGGAAAACATTAAACCAAGAGATATTATGACGAAAGATGCATTTATAAATGCTTTGACTATGGACATGGCTTTGGGCTGCAGTACTAACAGTATGCTTCACCTTCCTGCCATTGCTCATGAATGTGGTATTGAACTAAATGTTGATGCTGCAAATGCAATCAGTGAGAAAACGCCTAATCTTTGTCATCTTGCTCCAGCTGGACATAATTATGTTGAGGAACTCAATGAAGCTGGTGGTATTTATGCAGTAATGAATGAAATAAATAAATTAGGACTACTAAAAACAGATTTGATTACCTGTACAGGTAAAACTGTAGCAGAAAATATTGAAGGTTGTGTTAATAAAAATACAAAGGTAATAAGATCGGTAGAAGATCCTTACAGTAAAACCGGTGGAATTGCTGTATTAAAAGGTAATCTAGCACCTAATTCCTGTGTTGTTAAACGCTCTGCTGTTTCACCTGAAATGCTAAAGCATGAAGGTCCTGCAAGAGTTTTTGATTGCGAAGAGGATGCTATGGAAGCAATTAACTCTGGGAAAATTAATCCAGGAGATGTTGTTGTTATCAGATACGAAGGACCTAAGGGAGGTCCAGGTATGAGAGAAATGCTTAATCCTACTTCCGCCATTATGGGACGAGGTCTTGGAGAAAGTGTAGCACTTATTACCGACGGACGTTTTAGTGGTGCAACTAGAGGCGCAGCAATTGGACATGTATCTCCAGAAGCAGCAGTAGGTGGTAATATTGCCTTGGTAGAAGAGGGCGATATTATACAGATTGATATTATGGCAAATAAAATTAATTTTGTAATCAGTGATGACGAGTTGGAAAAACGTAGAGCAAACTGGAAGCCAAGAAAACCAAGGATTACAACAGGATATCTTGCAAGATATGCAGCCTTAGTTACATCGGGAAATAGGGGAGCTGTTTTAGAAATAGACAAGTAG
- a CDS encoding DUF1003 domain-containing protein, translating to MDDKINKEKLVKKILDNDRDLDGSNISEELLHELISGKISKNINNIHDDNLTIGQKVADKIASFGGSWPFIISFMTVLVVWIIVNAVLLSKKAFDPYPFILLNLALSCLAAIQAPIIMMSQNRESEKDRLTAANDYLINLKSEIIIEDLHKKIDILIEQQEENTKNIELLLKTKK from the coding sequence ATGGATGATAAAATTAATAAAGAGAAATTAGTAAAGAAAATATTAGATAATGATAGAGATTTAGATGGATCTAACATTAGTGAAGAATTATTGCATGAACTCATAAGTGGAAAAATCTCAAAAAATATAAATAATATTCATGATGATAATCTCACAATTGGACAAAAAGTTGCAGATAAAATTGCTTCCTTTGGTGGAAGTTGGCCCTTTATAATAAGTTTTATGACTGTATTAGTAGTGTGGATAATAGTAAATGCAGTATTATTATCAAAAAAGGCTTTTGATCCATATCCATTTATATTGTTAAATTTAGCCTTATCCTGTCTTGCGGCTATACAAGCACCTATAATTATGATGTCTCAGAATCGTGAATCTGAAAAAGATAGGCTTACTGCTGCTAATGATTATCTTATAAATTTGAAATCAGAAATAATAATAGAGGACTTGCATAAAAAGATTGATATTTTAATAGAACAGCAAGAGGAAAATACGAAAAATATAGAGCTATTATTAAAAACAAAAAAATGA
- a CDS encoding DUF523 domain-containing protein, producing MYLVSACLVGINCRYDGKNSENKIVAELVKQGKAIPVCPEQLGGLPTPRASCEIVMDEKGNIKILTKEEKDCTNEFAKGAEETLKIAKSNGIKKAILKSKSPSCGCGFIYDGTFSGNLIEGKGLTAELLIKNGIEVFTENDLEK from the coding sequence ATGTACTTAGTCAGTGCATGCTTAGTAGGAATTAATTGTAGATATGATGGAAAAAATAGTGAAAATAAAATTGTAGCTGAATTAGTTAAACAAGGGAAAGCTATACCTGTATGTCCAGAACAGTTAGGTGGATTACCTACTCCAAGAGCAAGCTGTGAAATTGTTATGGATGAGAAAGGTAACATAAAAATACTTACTAAAGAGGAAAAAGACTGTACTAATGAATTTGCTAAAGGAGCAGAGGAAACTTTAAAAATTGCAAAATCAAATGGTATAAAAAAAGCTATATTGAAATCTAAAAGTCCATCCTGTGGCTGTGGTTTTATATACGATGGAACATTTTCAGGAAATCTTATAGAGGGAAAAGGACTAACTGCAGAATTATTAATTAAAAATGGAATTGAAGTGTTTACAGAAAATGATTTAGAAAAATAA
- a CDS encoding DJ-1/PfpI family protein: protein MKKVLLLLAKGFEVYEASVFTDVIGWNLADGDRTTEVITCGMKKEVKSTFNLRITTDITIDEVNVDDYAALAIPGGFEEYGFYEDAYNEKFLQLIRKFHEKNKIIASICVAALPVGKSKILEGKKGTTYNMKNGIWQEKLREYGVNVVNEPIVIDDNIITSWNPSTAMDVAFKLLELLTSKEKSDFIREIMGFNVV from the coding sequence ATGAAAAAGGTATTGTTATTATTAGCAAAAGGCTTTGAGGTTTATGAAGCAAGTGTTTTTACAGATGTTATAGGATGGAATCTTGCTGATGGAGATAGAACTACTGAGGTAATTACATGTGGAATGAAAAAAGAAGTTAAAAGTACTTTTAATTTAAGGATAACTACAGATATAACAATTGATGAAGTTAACGTAGATGACTATGCAGCATTGGCCATTCCAGGAGGTTTTGAGGAATATGGATTCTATGAGGATGCATATAATGAAAAATTTCTTCAACTTATTAGAAAATTTCATGAGAAAAACAAAATAATTGCATCAATTTGTGTTGCAGCTCTTCCAGTGGGAAAAAGTAAAATATTAGAAGGAAAAAAAGGTACAACTTATAATATGAAAAACGGTATTTGGCAGGAAAAGTTAAGAGAATATGGAGTTAATGTAGTTAATGAACCAATAGTAATTGATGATAATATAATAACCTCCTGGAATCCTTCCACAGCCATGGATGTGGCATTTAAACTGCTTGAACTCCTGACATCCAAAGAAAAATCAGATTTTATAAGAGAAATAATGGGTTTTAATGTGGTTTAA
- the abc-f gene encoding ribosomal protection-like ABC-F family protein, with the protein MIELALNKLQKYYGATMILEDITFEVQTAEKVGIVGSNGCGKSTLLKIIMGVEGYEKGMLSIRKGANLGYLEQMPIYPDSFKVINVLNSAFEKIDNLHEEMKVLEKQLSNTDIANMDRLLSKYSQLQELYESRGGYEKEEKLSKVCTGLKINKIFKEKLFSQLSGGEKTTVILGKILLQNPDILLLDEPSNHLDLDAMEWLERYINEYKGVVIIVSHDRYFLDNAVTKIIEIEDKVSKSYIGNYTAYVKEKEKQLQLQLEGFIDQQKKIKAMEKGIAQLKDWGRRGDNGKFFRRAASMQKVLDKLQRIDKPILEKESISINTHVAERSGNDVVIVKDLCKNYGEKVIFNKAEILVRQGEAVALIGSNGCGKSTLIKILLGKVEAEEGTASLGSSIKLGYLPQNISFKDENKTILECFREEIVITEGKAREYLAKYMFLGEMVFKRVGKLSGGERSRLKLAMLMYNEVNFLILDEPTNHLDIDSREELEDVLKEFKGTLLFVSHDRYFINTIAGRLVELSKGSLISYEGNYEYYKEKVIENKNDEEIKQAAVKDQIIIKKDKIKKRKEKEILKPEKMDSNSENRKKHLEKSIEELEQKIKFIDVEINKVKDNYKRLNSLYEERVDLNEILDELMEEYFQ; encoded by the coding sequence ATGATAGAATTAGCCTTAAATAAATTACAAAAATATTATGGAGCCACTATGATTTTAGAGGATATTACCTTTGAAGTTCAGACTGCCGAAAAGGTGGGTATTGTAGGAAGTAATGGCTGTGGAAAGAGCACATTGTTAAAGATAATTATGGGCGTTGAAGGTTACGAAAAAGGTATGTTGTCTATTAGAAAAGGAGCAAATTTAGGTTATCTTGAACAAATGCCAATTTATCCTGACAGTTTTAAAGTCATTAATGTATTGAATTCAGCTTTTGAAAAAATAGATAACTTACATGAAGAAATGAAGGTATTAGAAAAACAACTGTCAAATACTGATATAGCCAATATGGATAGATTATTAAGCAAGTATTCTCAGCTGCAGGAGCTTTATGAAAGCAGGGGAGGTTATGAAAAAGAGGAAAAGTTAAGTAAAGTTTGCACAGGACTTAAAATAAATAAAATATTTAAAGAAAAATTATTTTCACAATTAAGTGGTGGAGAAAAGACTACAGTGATTCTTGGAAAAATACTACTTCAGAATCCTGATATATTATTGTTGGATGAGCCCTCTAACCATCTGGATTTAGATGCAATGGAATGGCTTGAGAGATATATCAATGAATATAAAGGTGTAGTGATTATAGTATCTCATGATAGATATTTTTTGGATAATGCTGTTACAAAAATAATTGAAATTGAGGATAAGGTATCAAAAAGTTATATAGGTAATTACACGGCCTATGTAAAAGAAAAGGAAAAACAGCTGCAGCTTCAGTTGGAGGGATTTATAGACCAGCAGAAAAAAATCAAAGCTATGGAAAAGGGTATTGCTCAACTGAAAGATTGGGGTAGGAGAGGAGATAATGGCAAATTTTTTAGAAGGGCTGCAAGCATGCAGAAGGTATTGGATAAGCTTCAGCGAATAGATAAACCAATACTTGAGAAAGAAAGCATTAGCATTAACACCCATGTGGCAGAACGTTCTGGAAATGATGTGGTCATAGTTAAAGATTTATGCAAAAACTATGGTGAGAAAGTGATCTTTAATAAAGCCGAAATTTTAGTAAGACAAGGTGAAGCAGTGGCTTTAATTGGTTCAAATGGCTGTGGAAAATCAACCTTGATTAAAATATTGTTGGGGAAGGTGGAAGCTGAGGAGGGAACTGCCTCCTTAGGAAGCTCTATTAAATTAGGATATTTACCTCAAAACATTTCTTTTAAAGATGAAAACAAAACCATATTAGAATGTTTTAGAGAAGAAATAGTTATTACTGAAGGAAAAGCAAGAGAATATCTTGCAAAATACATGTTTTTAGGTGAAATGGTGTTTAAGAGGGTTGGAAAGCTTTCAGGTGGTGAAAGAAGCAGGCTAAAGCTTGCTATGCTTATGTATAATGAAGTTAATTTTCTTATTTTAGACGAACCTACTAACCATTTAGATATTGATTCAAGAGAAGAATTAGAGGATGTTTTAAAAGAATTTAAAGGCACACTTTTATTTGTATCTCATGACAGATATTTTATAAATACTATAGCAGGCAGATTGGTGGAGTTGTCAAAGGGGTCTCTCATTTCTTATGAAGGTAATTACGAATATTATAAAGAAAAAGTAATAGAGAATAAAAATGATGAAGAAATTAAGCAAGCAGCAGTTAAAGATCAAATAATAATAAAGAAAGATAAAATAAAGAAGCGTAAAGAAAAAGAAATCTTAAAGCCAGAAAAAATGGATAGTAATAGTGAAAATAGGAAAAAGCATCTTGAAAAAAGTATAGAAGAGTTGGAACAAAAGATAAAATTTATTGATGTGGAAATTAACAAGGTCAAGGATAATTATAAGAGATTAAATTCTCTATATGAAGAAAGGGTAGATTTAAATGAGATACTTGATGAATTAATGGAGGAATATTTTCAGTAA
- a CDS encoding MFS transporter, whose translation MSVLNKSFITENKSLRCLLIARVSTFLAFQMLAVAVGWQIYSLTQMPLYLGLVGLVQFLPMLLFTLVVGHVADRYNRKLVVCISQIVEGIGIFTLAFASYHGWINKETILIAVFFIGTANAFQGPCMQSILPNIVSKEIFPKAAAVMASASQFSVIIGPGLGGFLYALGPSVVYSISGALALLASVIISFISMEKRTVKQEAATLKSMFAGVDFIKKNPIILGAISLDLFAVLLGGATALLPIYASKILVVGPFGLGLLRSAPAVGALIMSFFLAKRPLRKKVGRTMFTAVIFFGVATIIFAVSTSIIISLAALFILGVCDVISVVIRSTLVQIRTPDDMRGRVSSVNSMFIGTSNELGEFESGVLASCLGVVPAALLGGIGTIIVVVIWMKLFPELLKADKLQ comes from the coding sequence ATGTCAGTATTAAACAAATCTTTTATAACTGAAAATAAATCTCTAAGATGTCTTCTAATTGCACGTGTGTCTACTTTTCTTGCTTTTCAAATGTTGGCGGTGGCAGTTGGCTGGCAGATATACTCACTTACCCAGATGCCACTTTATTTAGGTCTGGTTGGATTAGTTCAGTTTTTACCAATGCTTTTGTTTACCCTTGTAGTTGGTCATGTAGCAGATCGTTATAATAGAAAGCTAGTAGTCTGTATAAGTCAAATTGTAGAAGGTATTGGTATTTTTACTTTGGCATTTGCAAGCTATCATGGATGGATTAATAAAGAAACCATCCTTATTGCTGTATTTTTTATAGGAACGGCTAATGCTTTTCAAGGACCGTGTATGCAGTCTATATTACCTAATATTGTAAGTAAAGAAATTTTTCCAAAAGCAGCTGCCGTTATGGCTTCTGCATCTCAATTTTCAGTAATTATTGGTCCTGGACTTGGAGGATTTTTATATGCTTTAGGGCCTTCCGTAGTGTATTCAATTTCTGGAGCTTTAGCATTATTAGCAAGTGTAATTATTTCTTTTATTTCAATGGAAAAGAGAACGGTGAAGCAAGAAGCTGCAACTTTAAAATCAATGTTTGCAGGAGTAGACTTTATAAAAAAGAATCCAATTATATTAGGAGCCATATCACTAGACCTTTTTGCAGTATTACTTGGAGGTGCTACAGCCTTATTACCTATTTATGCTAGTAAAATTTTAGTTGTGGGACCTTTTGGCTTGGGACTACTTAGATCAGCACCAGCTGTTGGAGCGTTAATAATGTCTTTTTTTCTGGCTAAGAGACCTTTAAGAAAAAAAGTTGGACGTACTATGTTTACTGCAGTAATATTTTTTGGAGTAGCTACTATTATTTTTGCAGTGTCAACTTCAATTATAATTTCTCTTGCAGCTCTTTTTATATTAGGAGTATGTGATGTAATAAGTGTTGTTATTCGTTCTACTTTAGTGCAAATTAGGACACCAGATGATATGAGAGGGAGAGTGAGTTCAGTAAATTCCATGTTTATTGGTACTTCTAATGAACTTGGAGAATTTGAATCAGGGGTACTAGCTTCTTGCCTTGGTGTGGTACCAGCAGCTTTACTTGGGGGAATTGGCACTATAATAGTTGTGGTAATATGGATGAAGTTGTTTCCTGAACTTTTAAAGGCTGATAAATTACAATAG
- the spoIIP gene encoding stage II sporulation protein P: MVNKRINNERSSFVLVLGITIMIFSIYLFFSFFNNQESFTNVTGNILYIQILNYVMPVVKVTNFDKSIAKDTPSLKTYILNYAGINLSHPDEILKKEISYLDGDDNSIKDGTAAIGDFNLSNSDVIKNDGSSTSNANNGSPNTESQISQAYNPKLKKTLDNSKPEVLIYHSHTTESYGADGQDNLDPDKNVTAIGNSLTNTLENDYGISVIHDTTVHNALSYDNSYSRSGQTVNNYLQRYGNFKMIIDLDRTTNPNKADVTKQLNGLNVAKFTFVMAKNNPHFNENMSMVNLLLKDASSYFPGLTIGNGVNCPDNGANFFNQDKSNNAFLLEIGSSPNTLDESKATTQYVARIIAEYLNDEQFIATVAPVAQDTYKKDKIFPSVTLAQAMLESGEGTSSLTKQANNLFGIKAFSWPGKTINMPTRENYNGKNVVIMGKFRAYNNWGESIEDHGNFLVSNSIYAKHGVFSATNYATQARALQSAGYATDPNYANELIGLIEEYGLNKYDNVH, from the coding sequence ATGGTTAATAAAAGGATAAACAATGAGAGAAGTAGTTTTGTATTGGTTTTAGGCATTACCATAATGATATTTTCTATTTATCTGTTCTTTAGCTTTTTTAATAATCAGGAAAGCTTCACAAATGTCACAGGAAATATACTTTACATTCAGATTCTAAACTATGTAATGCCTGTAGTAAAAGTTACAAACTTCGATAAATCTATAGCGAAAGATACACCTTCTTTAAAAACTTACATTTTAAACTATGCAGGAATTAATTTAAGCCATCCTGATGAAATTTTAAAAAAAGAAATATCTTATTTAGATGGAGATGACAATTCTATTAAAGATGGTACAGCAGCTATAGGTGACTTTAACTTAAGCAATAGTGATGTAATTAAGAATGATGGCAGCAGTACTTCCAATGCAAACAATGGAAGCCCCAATACTGAAAGTCAAATAAGTCAAGCCTATAATCCAAAGTTAAAGAAAACCCTTGATAATTCAAAACCAGAGGTTCTCATATACCATTCTCATACCACAGAAAGTTATGGTGCAGATGGTCAAGATAACCTTGATCCTGACAAAAATGTAACTGCTATTGGTAATTCACTTACTAACACTCTTGAGAATGACTATGGGATCTCCGTGATTCATGATACCACAGTCCACAATGCATTATCCTATGACAATAGCTATTCAAGATCTGGACAAACCGTGAATAACTATTTGCAAAGATACGGTAATTTTAAAATGATAATTGATCTAGATAGAACTACAAATCCAAACAAAGCTGACGTTACTAAACAATTGAATGGATTAAATGTAGCCAAATTTACCTTTGTCATGGCAAAAAATAATCCACATTTTAATGAGAATATGTCCATGGTAAATCTTTTATTAAAGGATGCCTCTAGTTATTTCCCAGGATTAACTATTGGTAATGGTGTAAATTGTCCCGACAATGGAGCAAATTTTTTCAATCAGGATAAAAGTAATAATGCATTTTTATTGGAAATAGGTTCTTCTCCAAATACCCTTGATGAATCAAAGGCGACTACTCAGTATGTAGCAAGAATAATTGCAGAATATTTAAATGATGAACAATTCATTGCTACAGTTGCACCAGTTGCTCAGGATACTTATAAAAAGGATAAAATATTCCCATCAGTCACACTTGCTCAGGCAATGCTGGAAAGTGGTGAGGGAACATCCTCTCTGACTAAGCAGGCAAACAATCTATTTGGTATAAAGGCCTTTAGTTGGCCTGGTAAAACAATCAATATGCCAACCAGAGAGAATTATAACGGTAAAAATGTGGTGATAATGGGCAAATTCAGAGCCTATAATAATTGGGGAGAAAGTATTGAAGATCACGGCAATTTTCTGGTTAGTAACAGCATTTACGCAAAACATGGAGTATTCTCAGCAACTAATTATGCGACCCAAGCAAGAGCACTGCAATCAGCTGGTTATGCTACAGATCCTAACTATGCTAATGAGCTTATAGGCTTAATAGAGGAATATGGTTTGAATAAGTATGATAATGTACATTAA